The following proteins are encoded in a genomic region of Nicotiana sylvestris chromosome 4, ASM39365v2, whole genome shotgun sequence:
- the LOC104244082 gene encoding uncharacterized TPR repeat-containing protein At1g05150-like, translated as MATRGSRSEKVKRIFTQFDVNGDGGLNREEMAALVVAVNPRVKFSDEQISAILDEVFRTYSEFIDGDKGLTYDGLLRTYDDGAGDVDRDFDALGLEFKPEDNIGSSMAAAEEASSSSIVDDDRVMEPHKKLRTAAWAASPNHGIVFDDTWKLVDDIEILIKRLKSKQAKDGKLKNDNSDVYSEGWSRELGPSTELSDKRVVWEETGHDYSVFVKELGVLRSRADGARSREEAFDGHMAIGRVLYDQHLFKEALVSFKRACELQPADVRPHFRAGNCLYVLARHREAKEEFLLALEAAEAGGSQWAYLLPQIHVNLGIALEGEGMVISACEHYREAAILCPTHFRALKLLGSALFGVGEYKAAVKALEEAIYMKSDYTDAHCDLASALHAMGDDDNAIKEFQRAIDLKPGHVDALYNLGGLYMDMGRYQRASEMYTRVLGVWPNHWRAQLNKAVALLGAGETEEAKKALKEALKMTNRVELHDAIAHLKQLQKKRLKGNGSGNGEEAFIIVEPSKFKTVGEKTTLRPDLSTALDIRSFQRITRLNRCDVDQIKKEIGETDVPLSYSGGVPEKSIRKASLEEILHRLLKFLKPETFIGAVKAINQKILSVLDESESGRVDLGMFFAVLAPVCGGSPDKRKRIAYEALLWRPVNEGSNQIRKTDAQRYIKLLRAIYIPSHGASEMLEIHGQMDTSLVSLAEFTAMFDDPDWGFGIMSTLLKLEYGDRNRHGSHVCATCRYPIIGSRFKEIKSHFSLCSQCYSEGKVPPTSKQEEYRFKEYATESEAVKDKCMWFGIHSKGSSSPAAAS; from the coding sequence ATGGCTACAAGGGGAAGCAGATCGGAGAAGGTGAAGAGAATCTTCACGCAATTCGACGTTAACGGTGACGGTGGTCTTAACCGTGAGGAAATGGCAGCGTTAGTGGTCGCCGTAAATCCTAGGGTTAAATTCAGCGACGAGCAAATCAGCGCTATTCTCGATGAGGTTTTCCGTACGTACAGCGAGTTTATCGACGGCGACAAGGGCCTCACCTACGACGGCCTTTTGCGTACCTACGACGACGGCGCTGGTGACGTGGATCGTGACTTCGACGCGCTTGGGCTCGAGTTTAAGCCGGAGGACAATATTGGAAGTTCCATGGCTGCAGCGGAAGAAGCATCATCATCGTCAATTGTGGATGATGATAGAGTGATGGAGCCTCACAAAAAACTGCGGACTGCGGCGTGGGCAGCCTCTCCAAATCACGGCATTGTGTTTGATGACACATGGAAGCTCGTGGATGACATTGAGATATTGATCAAGAGGCTTAAATCAAAACAGGCGAAAGACGGGAAGTTAAAGAATGATAATTCTGATGTGTATTCGGAAGGTTGGTCGAGAGAATTAGGACCCTCGACTGAGCTTTCGGATAAACGGGTGGTTTGGGAGGAGACTGGACATGACTATAGTGTGTTTGTGAAGGAGTTGGGTGTGTTGAGGTCGAGGGCAGATGGGGCAAGGTCGAGGGAAGAAGCTTTTGATGGTCACATGGCAATTGGTAGAGTTTTGTATGATCAGCATTTGTTTAAGGAAGCACTAGTTAGCTTTAAGAGAGCTTGTGAATTGCAGCCTGCTGATGTTAGGCCACATTTTCGGGCTGGAAATTGTTTGTAcgtgctcgcgaggcatcgtgAGGCAAAAGAGGAGTTCTTACTTGCATTGGAGGCTGCTGAAGCTGGTGGTAGTCAGTGGGCTTATTTGCTTCCTCAGATTCATGTGAATTTGGGTATTGCTCTTGAAGGTGAAGGTATGGTTATTAGTGCCTGTGAACATTATAGAGAGGCTGCTATTTTGTGTCCGACTCATTTTAGAGCTTTGAAACTTTTGGGTAGTGCACTTTTTGGTGTGGGTGAGTATAAGGCTGCTGTTAAGGCATTAGAAGAGGCTATTTATATGAAGAGTGATTACACTGATGCGCATTGTGATCTTGCCTCTGCATTGCACGCGATGGGCGATGATGATAATGCAATTAAGGAGTTTCAGAGAGCTATTGATTTGAAACCTGGTCATGTTGATGCCTTGTATAATTTGGGTGGACTTTACATGGATATGGGCAGATACCAGCGTGCTTCGGAGATGTACACAAGGGTACTAGGTGTTTGGCCGAATCATTGGAGAGCACAGCTCAATAAGGCTGTGGCTTTATTGGGGGCTGGGGAAACCGAGGAAGCTAAGAAAGCTTTGAAAGAAGCTCTAAAGATGACTAACAGAGTGGAATTGCATGACGCAATCGCACACTTGAAACAGCTTCAGAAGAAGAGGTTGAAGGGGAATGGAAGTGGTAATGGGGAGGAGGCCTTTATCATTGTTGAACCCTCAAAGTTTAAGACAGTGGGTGAGAAGACCACATTGAGACCAGATTTATCCACTGCTCTTGATATTAGAAGTTTTCAGAGGATTACTCGTCTTAATCGTTGTGATGTTGATCAGATAAAGAAGGAAATAGGTGAGACTGATGTACCATTGTCTTATTCTGGTGGTGTACCTGAAAAGTCAATACGCAAGGCTTCACTGGAGGAGATTCTGCACAGATTGCTTAAATTCTTGAAGCCAGAGACATTTATAGGAGCTGTTAAAGCCATTAACCAGAAAATTCTCTCTGTTTTAGATGAGTCAGAATCAGGTAGGGTGGATCTAGGCATGTTTTTTGCCGTTCTTGCTCCTGTCTGTGGAGGATCACCGGACAAAAGAAAACGCATTGCATATGAGGCGCTTTTGTGGCGTCCTGTGAATGAAGGTAGCAACCAGATAAGGAAAACTGATGCTCAGAGGTACATCAAACTGCTAAGAGCTATCTATATTCCTTCCCATGGAGCAAGCGAAATGTTGGAAATCCACGGGCAGATGGACACATCATTGGTGTCTTTAGCAGAATTCACGGCGATGTTTGATGATCCTGATTGGGGTTTTGGTATTATGTCCACTTTACTGAAGCTTGAATATGGGGATAGGAATCGTCACGGTAGCCATGTTTGTGCAACTTGCCGCTACCCAATTATAGGGTCTCGCTTTAAGGAGATAAAATCGCATTTCAGTTTGTGCAGTCAATGTTACAGTGAAGGAAAAGTACCACCAACCAGCAAGCAAGAAGAGTATAGATTTAAAGAATATGCTACTGAATCCGAGGCAGTGAAAGATAAATGCATGTggtttggaatccattctaaaggCTCCTCATCTCCTGCTGCTGCTTCCTAG